One Desulfobacterales bacterium genomic window carries:
- a CDS encoding TolC family protein yields MIMKKWCVLMIAFVLSVPSAYGITLEELQRSAVSNRDIVKRYQADVEQRGQQIREVKGEFLPSFDAGYTFNRLDDDGLYEYKENDAAFGTVSWNVFAGFKDKYNLKATETLQEIDRLSLSALKQDIQRVVALNYLTVYRARANLKVTEDAVNLYRDRYRDVQLKYEVGILKKNDLLKLKVELDNAVQDARRAGAEVSKSLNDLSRQTGVVVSLEKLDFGCFDALPAKAGYPEYEAQLMARRSEIKALVKAKEAAGYQVMATKSSLYPRADLSVSYGNNHYDDYFYGSSDLNEAEVRFQGTVSINLFDGMKKYARISQARIEEKKAGYDLTELEDDLKTRLKNALLDLDVAVDNLEVAQSSQLEAEENLRVTDLSFKQGLSTSTDILDAIFFLSRARFNIIDAYTQVFGSYFELQRLVEGFEQYES; encoded by the coding sequence ATGATAATGAAAAAGTGGTGTGTCCTGATGATTGCGTTTGTGTTGAGTGTGCCTTCCGCTTACGGAATCACGCTGGAAGAGCTCCAGCGCTCGGCAGTAAGTAATCGGGATATCGTCAAAAGATATCAGGCCGATGTTGAACAGCGGGGCCAGCAGATCCGGGAGGTGAAAGGTGAATTTCTTCCATCGTTCGATGCCGGTTATACGTTCAACCGGCTTGATGATGACGGCCTGTATGAATACAAGGAAAATGATGCGGCCTTCGGCACGGTCTCCTGGAACGTGTTTGCCGGTTTCAAGGATAAATATAACCTGAAGGCAACTGAAACGCTGCAGGAAATTGACCGCCTTTCGCTCAGTGCCCTGAAACAGGATATCCAACGGGTCGTTGCCCTGAACTATCTGACGGTTTACCGCGCTCGGGCGAATCTGAAAGTTACCGAGGACGCGGTAAATCTGTACCGGGACCGTTACCGGGATGTTCAGCTGAAATACGAGGTGGGCATCCTGAAAAAAAACGATCTGCTCAAGCTCAAGGTGGAACTGGACAATGCGGTTCAGGATGCCAGGCGCGCCGGGGCAGAGGTCAGCAAGAGTTTAAATGACCTGAGCCGGCAAACCGGGGTTGTCGTTTCTCTGGAAAAACTGGATTTTGGCTGCTTTGATGCGCTGCCGGCAAAGGCGGGTTATCCGGAGTATGAAGCGCAGCTGATGGCCCGGAGGAGCGAGATCAAGGCGCTGGTGAAGGCCAAAGAAGCGGCCGGCTATCAGGTGATGGCGACGAAATCGTCACTGTATCCGCGGGCAGATCTGTCGGTCAGCTACGGGAACAACCATTATGATGACTATTTTTACGGCAGTTCAGATCTTAACGAAGCTGAGGTCCGGTTTCAGGGCACGGTATCCATTAACCTGTTTGACGGGATGAAGAAATACGCCCGGATCAGCCAGGCCCGGATCGAAGAGAAAAAAGCCGGATATGATCTGACCGAGCTGGAAGATGACCTGAAAACCCGCCTGAAAAATGCACTGCTGGATTTGGATGTGGCCGTTGACAATCTGGAAGTGGCGCAAAGCAGCCAGCTCGAGGCTGAAGAAAACCTCCGTGTGACGGATCTGTCTTTCAAACAGGGGCTCAGCACCTCTACGGATATTCTGGATGCCATATTTTTTCTGTCCAGAGCCCGGTTTAATATCATCGATGCCTACACGCAGGTGTTCGGCAGCTATTTTGAACTCCAGCGGCTCGTTGAAGGGTTCGAGCAGTATGAATCATAG
- a CDS encoding DUF2959 domain-containing protein: protein MLKKQHVIVFQVIILSVLTGSLLGACSKAYYGAMEKVGIHKRDILVDRVEDARDSQTDAQEQFKSALEQFGSVVQLKDTDLKKAYEKLNAGYEDSEAAAQEVSSRIDKVESVADDLFEEWEDELGLYQNAELRRSSKQQLDATRSQYRKMLASMHRAEKSMEPVLNIFRDNVLFLKHNLNAQAIGSLKTEFSSLQGKIDALLKQMNAAIESSNKFIAELKK from the coding sequence CTTAAAAAACAACATGTTATTGTTTTTCAGGTAATCATCCTTTCGGTCCTGACGGGTTCTCTGCTTGGCGCTTGCTCCAAAGCCTATTATGGCGCCATGGAAAAGGTGGGGATTCATAAACGGGATATCCTGGTCGACCGGGTGGAAGACGCCAGAGATTCCCAGACCGATGCACAGGAACAGTTCAAGTCAGCGCTGGAACAGTTTGGTTCGGTGGTTCAACTGAAAGATACCGATCTGAAAAAGGCCTATGAAAAACTGAACGCCGGGTATGAAGACAGTGAAGCGGCCGCTCAGGAAGTATCCTCGAGGATTGACAAGGTCGAATCGGTTGCCGATGACCTGTTTGAGGAATGGGAGGACGAGCTGGGTCTTTACCAGAACGCGGAGCTGCGCCGATCCAGCAAACAGCAGCTGGATGCGACCCGATCCCAATACAGGAAAATGCTCGCCAGTATGCATCGGGCTGAAAAAAGCATGGAACCGGTGCTGAACATTTTCCGAGACAATGTCCTGTTTTTGAAACACAACCTCAATGCCCAGGCAATCGGCTCACTGAAGACCGAATTTTCATCACTGCAGGGAAAAATTGACGCCCTGCTCAAACAGATGAACGCGGCCATTGAATCTTCCAATAAATTTATCGCCGAACTCAAAAAATAA
- the arfB gene encoding alternative ribosome rescue aminoacyl-tRNA hydrolase ArfB, whose protein sequence is MLKITATISIPVSEIEINAIRAQGAGGQNVNKVSSAVHLRFNIHASSLPDVYRERLLKLRDHRITREGEIVIKAQQYRSLEKNREDAIKRLRELIIGVTETRVPRRPTRPSRGSRQRRLDQKTGRGRLKALRGKVID, encoded by the coding sequence ATGCTGAAAATTACTGCCACGATATCCATACCCGTCAGCGAAATTGAAATCAATGCAATTCGGGCTCAGGGCGCGGGGGGACAGAATGTAAACAAGGTTTCCTCCGCCGTCCACCTGCGCTTTAACATCCATGCGTCATCGCTGCCCGATGTATACAGAGAACGGCTGCTGAAGCTCCGGGATCATCGCATCACCCGGGAGGGAGAAATCGTCATCAAAGCGCAGCAGTACCGCAGTCTGGAAAAAAACCGGGAAGATGCCATAAAAAGGCTCCGGGAGTTAATTATCGGCGTTACCGAAACGCGCGTACCCCGCAGGCCAACCCGCCCGTCCCGTGGCTCCCGGCAAAGACGTCTCGATCAGAAAACCGGCCGGGGGCGGCTCAAGGCCCTGAGAGGAAAGGTCATCGATTAA